Proteins from a genomic interval of Spirochaetota bacterium:
- a CDS encoding acetoin utilization protein AcuC produces the protein MKNIFFYSEELAQVEYSPTHPFKPMRAKQMMDLLHRYGLLDDTQILEHPFLEEDLLYLFHTPDYIQALKSCEHGQFDINLLTYGLGTHDNPIFKGVYSFSLQASGGTFLGAQKLAHTDTLFAFNPIGGFHHAMRDHAEGFCYINDIAIALHYLINKGFTCAYIDIDVHHGDGVQSAFYDDNRVLTISIHESGQFLFPGTGFENEIGQGPGYGYNVNIPLLKDTDDEIFVYAFEEIVPPLLQSFKPDIVCVQVGGDSHKDDPLAHLNLTSNGYVKVLQIIKQFSPKILATGGGGYNLYKTAALWTLAWATFAGIQPMDNFMGVIGGMMYGPEMDAGSLYDNPYNIGGLTKEQCFTYARDVVDYIKQTVFPIHKL, from the coding sequence ATGAAAAATATCTTTTTCTATTCAGAAGAACTAGCGCAGGTTGAATATTCCCCTACTCATCCATTCAAACCAATGCGCGCAAAACAGATGATGGATCTATTACACCGGTATGGATTGCTTGACGATACCCAGATTCTTGAACATCCTTTCCTTGAAGAAGATTTGCTTTATCTATTCCACACCCCCGATTACATTCAGGCTCTAAAATCATGCGAGCATGGCCAATTTGACATAAACCTTTTAACATACGGCCTTGGAACTCATGATAATCCTATATTCAAAGGAGTATATAGTTTTTCACTGCAGGCATCAGGCGGCACATTCCTGGGTGCTCAGAAACTTGCCCATACTGACACATTATTTGCTTTTAACCCAATTGGCGGTTTTCACCATGCAATGCGTGATCACGCCGAAGGATTTTGTTACATCAACGATATAGCCATTGCCCTTCACTACCTTATAAATAAAGGATTTACATGTGCATATATAGACATTGATGTCCATCATGGTGATGGAGTGCAAAGTGCATTTTATGATGACAACAGAGTTCTTACGATATCAATTCATGAAAGTGGCCAGTTTTTATTTCCCGGAACCGGTTTTGAAAATGAAATTGGCCAGGGGCCCGGATATGGGTATAACGTCAATATCCCTCTTTTAAAGGATACAGATGACGAAATTTTTGTGTATGCATTTGAAGAAATTGTTCCGCCGTTATTACAAAGCTTTAAACCCGATATTGTATGTGTTCAGGTTGGTGGCGATAGCCATAAGGATGACCCTTTGGCACATTTAAACCTTACCAGCAATGGCTATGTAAAAGTTTTACAGATCATAAAACAGTTTTCCCCAAAAATACTTGCTACTGGAGGAGGTGGATATAATCTGTATAAGACCGCAGCATTATGGACACTTGCCTGGGCAACATTTGCAGGCATACAACCTATGGATAATTTTATGGGAGTTATTGGCGGTATGATGTATGGCCCGGAAATGGATGCCGGTTCATTATACGATAACCCTTACAACATTGGAGGATTAACTAAAGAACAATGTTTTACATATGCACGGGATGTGGTTGATTATATCAAACAAACGGTATTCCCCATTCACAAGCTGTAA
- a CDS encoding LysE family translocator translates to MIAQPSFIEFAFITLTVSLSGVMAPGPMSAVTINHGTRSKYAGLLVSTGHAIIELPVIIALFAGIQVIMQFANITSYITLSGGIVLVILATLTAQSVKANTTITTYTPLLDGIILSAFNPYFYVWWLTIGLSLIQKGIIFGSIGLAAFSFLHIVCDYIWLLILSMLSFAGASFLGAKFTKTVGFITVIMLYAFGLYFIYDAIKQIV, encoded by the coding sequence ATGATAGCACAGCCTTCATTTATTGAATTTGCATTTATTACACTTACTGTATCCTTGTCCGGGGTTATGGCTCCAGGTCCAATGAGTGCAGTAACAATAAATCATGGCACACGTTCTAAGTATGCCGGCTTGCTTGTATCTACAGGTCATGCTATCATCGAATTGCCTGTAATCATTGCCCTGTTTGCTGGAATACAGGTTATCATGCAATTTGCTAACATAACTTCATACATAACGTTGTCAGGGGGGATAGTGCTGGTGATACTTGCAACGTTAACTGCACAAAGTGTAAAAGCAAATACAACCATCACTACATATACACCACTTTTAGATGGCATAATCCTTTCAGCTTTTAATCCATATTTTTACGTATGGTGGCTAACCATAGGCCTGTCGCTTATACAAAAAGGAATTATATTTGGCTCAATTGGGTTAGCTGCATTTTCATTTCTACATATTGTCTGTGATTACATATGGCTTTTGATATTATCCATGCTTTCATTTGCAGGGGCTTCATTTCTTGGAGCAAAATTTACCAAAACCGTAGGATTTATTACTGTAATTATGCTGTATGCATTTGGATTGTATTTTATCTATGATGCAATAAAACAAATAGTTTAA
- a CDS encoding metallophosphoesterase translates to MIKICAISDIHRGYKNIYRLQPEIESSDIVVIAGDLAPLKWYTRWELYKRAIAQINKPILAVHGNWDGKKIQEFLAPYSIHAGFAVVEDVGFFGVGGSIKTPLHTPVEYSEEEIYEFMCRGFEKIQHQPVKVLLSHNPPKNVCDRTIFKTHAGSVAIAKFCTEYNIDVCICGHIHEAHGVARLGNTTVVNAGALKSGYYASICVARNGVEAVIKRL, encoded by the coding sequence ATGATTAAAATCTGTGCCATCAGTGATATCCACCGTGGATATAAAAATATATATCGTCTGCAGCCTGAGATTGAATCCAGTGATATTGTTGTTATTGCTGGGGATTTGGCACCACTGAAATGGTATACACGCTGGGAACTGTATAAAAGAGCTATCGCCCAGATAAATAAACCAATTTTGGCTGTTCATGGAAATTGGGATGGGAAAAAAATTCAGGAGTTTTTAGCACCGTATTCAATACATGCTGGTTTTGCGGTTGTTGAGGATGTAGGTTTTTTTGGTGTTGGCGGTTCAATAAAAACTCCATTGCACACACCGGTAGAATATTCCGAGGAAGAAATATATGAGTTTATGTGCAGAGGGTTTGAAAAGATACAGCATCAGCCGGTAAAAGTGTTGCTGTCGCATAACCCGCCAAAGAACGTGTGTGACAGGACTATTTTTAAGACTCATGCTGGCAGTGTGGCAATTGCTAAATTTTGCACTGAATATAATATTGATGTATGTATTTGCGGGCATATTCATGAAGCGCATGGTGTTGCACGGCTTGGGAATACCACTGTAGTGAATGCAGGAGCGTTGAAAAGCGGATACTATGCATCAATTTGTGTGGCACGCAATGGGGTTGAAGCAGTCATAAAGCGCTTGTAA